GCGATTAGCCACGAAAATAATTATCAGAGAGCGTTTCATCAACTCGCTTTTCACCTGGATCATATGCAAGATGAGTTGGGCGCGTCTTTGGCAACAAACGGCCTTTCCAATATGACCGGCTCGATGGCGGAGGTATGGCGAATTTCATCATTAGCCCATAGTGAAATGGGTGAGCTTCCGATGGGCCTTGTTCCTATCAATAAGACAGAGGAATATCTATCCAATGTTGCTGACTTCACCCATGACGTTGCCATACGCGATCGGGCGGATGAACCATTAACCGATGATGAATATGAACGACTGGAAACATTTTACGAACAAGCAGGTGAAATATCCGCGGATTTGCGCGGGGTGCAAGCGGATGTGCTCGCCAATGATATTCGTTGGACAGATATTGAAACGGAATTGGTGGCCAACACAGATCCCGGGGAAGGGACCGCCATCGATGGGATCCAACAAATCGATGAAAAAGCAAAAGGTTTTGGCGAAAATAATTGGAACGATGATACCGGATTTCCTGTCGACGTAGAAGAACGACTTGCGAATGTGGTGGAGGATAAAGAAGAATTTGATGAAGAAGAAGCCGTTGAGCGGGCACGTGAGTTCCTGAATGTCGCGGATGACACGAATGCAGAGATTAGTCGTCTGGGCGAAGGAATCGCGTATGAAGGATACAAAATTTATATTGAAGACCCGGACGGGGAAAGCAATTACGCGATGGACATGACGGTAAGAGGTGGATTGCCGACGTGGGTAATGCAAGATCGTCCGATTACAGAGACGAATATCAGCTTAAATGAAGCATCCGAAATTGCCGCTGATTTTCTCGATGAACGAGGGTTCGATGATGTAGAGCTGGTTGATGGGAAGCAATATGACTCTATCGGAACCTTCCAGTTTGTGCCGACTGCGAACGACGCTCGCTTGTATCCGGACGCGATTATCATGAAAGTCGCCCTGGACGATGGCGATATCGTCGGCTATAAAGGAACCGAGTACTTGGCGAATCACCGCGAACGCCACGATCTTGATCCGGAACTTGAATTGGAAGAAGCATTAGACGAGGTGCACGAGAATCTGGAGGTAAGAGAAGAACATTTGGCAGTGATTGAAAACCAAAACGGCGAAGAAGTATTAACGTATGAATTGTACGGAACGATGAACGATGATACGTATCAA
The Salicibibacter kimchii DNA segment above includes these coding regions:
- the ypeB gene encoding germination protein YpeB, which codes for MFRAILIAVLSVALIGTGVFAYNEHQEKEALAISHENNYQRAFHQLAFHLDHMQDELGASLATNGLSNMTGSMAEVWRISSLAHSEMGELPMGLVPINKTEEYLSNVADFTHDVAIRDRADEPLTDDEYERLETFYEQAGEISADLRGVQADVLANDIRWTDIETELVANTDPGEGTAIDGIQQIDEKAKGFGENNWNDDTGFPVDVEERLANVVEDKEEFDEEEAVERAREFLNVADDTNAEISRLGEGIAYEGYKIYIEDPDGESNYAMDMTVRGGLPTWVMQDRPITETNISLNEASEIAADFLDERGFDDVELVDGKQYDSIGTFQFVPTANDARLYPDAIIMKVALDDGDIVGYKGTEYLANHRERHDLDPELELEEALDEVHENLEVREEHLAVIENQNGEEVLTYELYGTMNDDTYQLFINANDGVEEDVKRMQGAEPVYNAM